The Nocardioides salarius genome includes a region encoding these proteins:
- a CDS encoding APC family permease — translation MATQSPAEQVHDSDQGELKRAIGPRLLLFFIVGDIIGAGVFAITGDVAGEVGGVAWVPFLVAFAVAALTALSYLELVTKHPQAAGAALFVHKAFNVHFLTFIVAFAVVCSGITSASTSSGLVASNLLVGLDGLVGGVPTGDTATLLVALGFMVLLALVNLRGVGESVRFNVVLTSVVVLALGVIIAIGFWAMATDGDVGRVVVFESPGEKNVFAAITIATTVAFFAMVGFEDSVNMVEEVQDPGRTFPRIMLTGLGVCAVVYVLVAITVVVVIPPGDITDPVNPEAGILLDVVRVGAPGLPIDDIFPFLTVFAVANTALINMLMASRLIYGMGKQDVLPRSLSAVLPGRRSPWAAILFTTAMALGLITYVRLRSDSDIVVALAGTTGLLLLAVFTVVNIACLVLRRDTRTEPVFRAPTWVPYVGAATAAFLVGPWARNEDDHIQYSIAGVLLLIGVALWVLTWATNRGVRAQRTGFRDIDSLEEQ, via the coding sequence ATGGCGACGCAGAGCCCCGCCGAGCAGGTGCACGACAGCGACCAGGGAGAGCTCAAACGGGCGATCGGGCCGCGGCTGCTGCTCTTCTTCATCGTCGGTGACATCATCGGCGCCGGCGTCTTCGCCATCACCGGCGACGTGGCCGGCGAGGTGGGGGGCGTGGCCTGGGTGCCGTTCCTGGTCGCCTTCGCGGTGGCCGCACTGACCGCGCTGTCCTACCTCGAGCTCGTCACCAAGCACCCGCAGGCCGCGGGTGCCGCGCTCTTCGTGCACAAGGCCTTCAACGTGCACTTCCTGACCTTCATCGTGGCCTTCGCCGTGGTCTGCTCCGGCATCACCAGCGCCTCGACCTCCTCGGGCCTGGTGGCCTCCAACCTGCTGGTCGGTCTCGACGGTCTCGTCGGGGGCGTGCCCACCGGCGACACCGCGACGCTGCTGGTGGCGCTGGGCTTCATGGTGCTGCTCGCGCTGGTCAACCTGCGCGGCGTCGGCGAGAGCGTGCGCTTCAACGTGGTGCTGACCTCGGTCGTGGTGCTCGCCCTCGGCGTCATCATCGCGATCGGCTTCTGGGCGATGGCCACCGACGGCGACGTCGGCCGGGTGGTGGTCTTCGAGTCGCCGGGGGAGAAGAACGTCTTCGCCGCGATCACCATCGCCACCACCGTGGCGTTCTTCGCGATGGTGGGCTTCGAGGACTCCGTCAACATGGTCGAGGAGGTCCAGGACCCGGGTCGCACCTTCCCGCGGATCATGCTGACCGGCCTGGGCGTCTGCGCGGTCGTCTACGTGCTGGTGGCCATCACCGTGGTGGTGGTGATCCCGCCCGGCGACATCACCGACCCCGTCAACCCCGAGGCGGGCATCCTGCTCGACGTCGTGCGGGTCGGGGCCCCCGGCCTGCCGATCGACGACATCTTCCCGTTCCTGACGGTCTTCGCGGTCGCCAACACCGCGCTGATCAACATGCTGATGGCCAGCCGGCTGATCTACGGCATGGGCAAGCAGGACGTGCTGCCGCGCTCGCTGTCGGCCGTGCTGCCCGGGCGCCGCTCCCCGTGGGCCGCGATCCTCTTCACCACCGCGATGGCGCTGGGCCTGATCACCTACGTGCGGCTGCGCTCCGACAGCGACATCGTCGTGGCGCTCGCCGGCACCACCGGGCTGCTCCTGCTCGCCGTCTTCACGGTCGTCAACATCGCCTGCCTGGTGCTGCGCCGCGACACCCGCACCGAGCCGGTCTTCCGCGCCCCGACCTGGGTGCCGTACGTCGGCGCCGCCACCGCGGCGTTCCTCGTGGGTCCCTGGGCGCGCAACGAGGACGACCACATCCAGTACTCCATCGCCGGCGTGCTGCTGCTGATCGGGGTGGCGCTGTGGGTGCTGACCTGGGCCACCAACCGCGGTGTGCGGGCCCAGCGCACCGGGTTCCGCGACATCGACAGCCTCGAGGAGCAGTAG